Proteins from a genomic interval of Zingiber officinale cultivar Zhangliang chromosome 2A, Zo_v1.1, whole genome shotgun sequence:
- the LOC122043360 gene encoding caffeoylshikimate esterase-like: protein MATDHADQTGIKYEEEFIKNPRGLKLFTCKWLPENRDPKALIFMCHGYAMECSISMRDTGMRLAKEGYEVHGIDYEGHGKSSGLQGFVPSFKNIIDDCFEHFVSVCEKGKNKNKARYLLGESMGGAVALLLHRKQPSFWNGAILVAPMCKIADELKPHPMVISILSRLSNVFPTWRIVPMQDIIDVAFKSMEKRQEIRANPLCYKGRPRLKTAHQLLMVSLEIEKNLNQVSLPFLIVHGGDDIVTDPSVSKLLYDTALSKDKTFKLYPGMWHALTSAEPPESIDLVFSDIIAWLDERTLTSSEDLRSSEMEQKAMHDGLLSGKNI from the exons ATG GCGACTGATCACGCCGACCAGACCGGCATCAAATACGAAGAG GAGTTCATAAAAAACCCTCGTGGCCTGAAGCTCTTCACCTGCAAATGGCTGCCGGAAAACAGAGACCCCAAAGCTTTAATATTTATGTGCCACg GTTATGCGATGGAGTGCAGCATATCGATGAGag ACACGGGAATGAGGTTAGCAAAAGAAGGGTATGAAGTTCATGGCATAGACTATGAAGGGCATGGCAAGTCCTCCGGCTTACAAGGCTTTGTTCCGAGCTTTAAGAATATCATAGACGATTGCTTCGAGCATTTCGTTAGCGTTTGCG AGAAAGGCAAAAATAAGAATAAGGCGAGGTACTTGCTCGGAGAGTCTATGGGAGGAGCCGTGGCTCTTCTACTTCATAGAAAGCAACCTTCCTTTTGGAACGGGGCTATTTTAGTCGCTCCGATGTGCAAg ATTGCTGACGAGTTGAAGCCCCACCCGATGGTCATTAGCATCCTGAGTCGATTGAGCAATGTATTTCCGACGTGGAGAATTGTTCCTATGCAAGATATCATCGATGTGGCATTCAAATCCATGGAAAAGAGACAAGAG ATTCGGGCGAACCCGTTATGCTACAAAGGGAGGCCTAGGCTGAAGACGGCTCATCAGCTGCTCATGGTGAGCTTGGAGATCGAGAAAAATCTTAATCag GTTTCTTTGCCCTTCTTGATCGTTCATGGCGGCGACGACATTGTGACTGATCCATCGGTTAGCAAATTGCTCTACGATACGGCGTTGAGCAAGGACAAGACATTCAAGCTCTACCCGGGAATGTGGCACGCCCTCACTTCCGCCGAGCCGCCGGAGAGTATCGATCTCGTCTTCTCCGACATCATTGCTTGGCTCGATGAGAGGACATTGACTTCATCGGAGGACTTGAGGTCGTCGGAGATGGAGCAGAAGGCGATGCACGACGGGCTGTTGTCGGGCAAGAATATCTGA